In Accipiter gentilis chromosome 21, bAccGen1.1, whole genome shotgun sequence, one DNA window encodes the following:
- the GABRR3 gene encoding gamma-aminobutyric acid receptor subunit rho-3 isoform X3 gives MVLVIKLLFLICLWPTAVLHSSQSQHHHLHHQQQFSFLRKHNSKREIKMRKLDSTKVRPLKSEQLLRIEDHDFALRPGFGGSPIPVGIDVQVESIDSISEVDMDFTMTLYLRHYWKDERLSFHSNKNKSMTFDGRLIKKIWVPDVFFVHSKRSFIHDTTVQNVMLRVYPDGNVLFSLRITVSAMCFMDFSRFPLDTQNCSLELESYAYNEDDLMLYWKHGNKSLSTDEHISLSQFFIEEFSASSGLAFYSSTGWYNRLFINFALRRHIFFFVLQSYFPAMLMVMLSWVSFWIDRRAVPARVSLGITTVLTMSTIMTGVSASMPQVSYIKAVDVYLWISFLFVFLSVIEYAAVNYLTTIEERKQLKKRGKDLQQQKSQSAACPSSVQAVQQTGPQMEVWRKRDSCLHLPSGHILYRCLKAAQLALMEETVSYFQL, from the exons cAAACGAGAAATTAAAATGAGGAAACTTGACAGCACGAAAGTACGGCCACTTAAATCTGAGCAGCTTCTTCGCATAGAGGACCATGACTTTGCACTGAGACCTGGATTTGGAG GGTCGCCAATACCTGTGGGCATTGATGTACAGGTAGAAAGCATTGACAGCATATCTGAAGTTGACATG GACTTCACAATGACTTTATATCTCAGACATTACTGGAAGGATGAGAGACTTTCATTTCATAGTAACAAAAACAAAAGTATGACTTTTGATGGAAGACTGATAAAAAAGATCTGGGTACCTGATGTATTTTTTGTACACTCCAAAAGATCTTTCATCCATGATACAACTGTGCAAAACGTCATGCTTCGAGTATACCCTGATGGCAATGTACTCTTCAGTCTACG AATAACAGTTTCTGCTATGTGTTTCATGGATTTCAGTAGGTTTCCTCTGGACACGCAGAACTGTTCTTTAGAACTGGAAAGCT ATGCATACAATGAAGATGATCTGATGTTATACTGGAAACATGGAAACAAGTCCTTGAGCACAGATGagcacatctccctctcccagtTTTTCATTGAAGAATTCAGTGCTTCCAGCGGACTAGCTTTTTACAGCAGTACTG GTTGGTACAATCGACTTTTTATAAACTTTGCACTCCGgagacatattttcttttttgtgctaCAATCCTATTTCCCAGCCATGCTGATGGTGATGCTGTCTTGGGTTTCATTTTGGATTGACAGAAGAGCCGTTCCTGCCAGGGTATCACTAG GTATAACTACAGTGTTGACAATGTCAACCATCATGACAGGAGTAAGTGCCTCAATGCCCCAAGTGTCTTACATAAAGGCTGTGGATGTGTATTTATGGATCagcttcctttttgtcttcctgTCTGTCATCGAATATGCGGCAGTGAACTATCTCACCACAATTGAAGAGAGAAAGCAACTCAAAAAAAGGGGCAAG GATCTGCAGCAGCAAAAGTCCCAGAGCGCAGCATGCCCAAGCTCTGTGCAGGCTGTCCAGCAAACAGGCCCACAAATGGAAGTGTGGAGGAAAAGAGATTCCTGCCTGCATTTACCTTCCGGGCACATCCTATACAGGTGCCTGAAAGCTGCACAGCTTGCTTTGATGGAGGAAACTGTTAGTTACTTTCAACTGTGA
- the GABRR3 gene encoding gamma-aminobutyric acid receptor subunit rho-3 isoform X1, whose protein sequence is MVLVIKLLFLICLWPTAVLHSSQSQHHHLHHQQQFSFLRKHNSKREIKMRKLDSTKVRPLKSEQLLRIEDHDFALRPGFGGSPIPVGIDVQVESIDSISEVDMDFTMTLYLRHYWKDERLSFHSNKNKSMTFDGRLIKKIWVPDVFFVHSKRSFIHDTTVQNVMLRVYPDGNVLFSLRITVSAMCFMDFSRFPLDTQNCSLELESYAYNEDDLMLYWKHGNKSLSTDEHISLSQFFIEEFSASSGLAFYSSTGWYNRLFINFALRRHIFFFVLQSYFPAMLMVMLSWVSFWIDRRAVPARVSLGITTVLTMSTIMTGVSASMPQVSYIKAVDVYLWISFLFVFLSVIEYAAVNYLTTIEERKQLKKRGKASGMYSIDAVQAMAFDGCFHDTDVDMDLTAFSDRCEENETRARAASISNVDTTRIKRKRSLKGNVGRIILQNNHVIDTYSRIIFPRSAAAKVPERSMPKLCAGCPANRPTNGSVEEKRFLPAFTFRAHPIQVPESCTACFDGGNC, encoded by the exons cAAACGAGAAATTAAAATGAGGAAACTTGACAGCACGAAAGTACGGCCACTTAAATCTGAGCAGCTTCTTCGCATAGAGGACCATGACTTTGCACTGAGACCTGGATTTGGAG GGTCGCCAATACCTGTGGGCATTGATGTACAGGTAGAAAGCATTGACAGCATATCTGAAGTTGACATG GACTTCACAATGACTTTATATCTCAGACATTACTGGAAGGATGAGAGACTTTCATTTCATAGTAACAAAAACAAAAGTATGACTTTTGATGGAAGACTGATAAAAAAGATCTGGGTACCTGATGTATTTTTTGTACACTCCAAAAGATCTTTCATCCATGATACAACTGTGCAAAACGTCATGCTTCGAGTATACCCTGATGGCAATGTACTCTTCAGTCTACG AATAACAGTTTCTGCTATGTGTTTCATGGATTTCAGTAGGTTTCCTCTGGACACGCAGAACTGTTCTTTAGAACTGGAAAGCT ATGCATACAATGAAGATGATCTGATGTTATACTGGAAACATGGAAACAAGTCCTTGAGCACAGATGagcacatctccctctcccagtTTTTCATTGAAGAATTCAGTGCTTCCAGCGGACTAGCTTTTTACAGCAGTACTG GTTGGTACAATCGACTTTTTATAAACTTTGCACTCCGgagacatattttcttttttgtgctaCAATCCTATTTCCCAGCCATGCTGATGGTGATGCTGTCTTGGGTTTCATTTTGGATTGACAGAAGAGCCGTTCCTGCCAGGGTATCACTAG GTATAACTACAGTGTTGACAATGTCAACCATCATGACAGGAGTAAGTGCCTCAATGCCCCAAGTGTCTTACATAAAGGCTGTGGATGTGTATTTATGGATCagcttcctttttgtcttcctgTCTGTCATCGAATATGCGGCAGTGAACTATCTCACCACAATTGAAGAGAGAAAGCAACTCAAAAAAAGGGGCAAG GCTTCAGGAATGTATAGTATTGATGCAGTGCAAGCAATGGCTTTCGATGGCTGCTTTCACGACACGGATGTGGACATGGACCTGACTGCTTTCTCAGACCGCTGTGAAGAGAATGAGACTCGGGCACGTGCAGCCAGCATCTCCAATGTGGACACAACTCGCATAAAGAGGAAGAGATCTCTGAAGGGAAACGTGGGCAGGATTATTTTACAGAACAATCATGTTATTGACACATATTCCAGGATTATATTTCCCA GATCTGCAGCAGCAAAAGTCCCAGAGCGCAGCATGCCCAAGCTCTGTGCAGGCTGTCCAGCAAACAGGCCCACAAATGGAAGTGTGGAGGAAAAGAGATTCCTGCCTGCATTTACCTTCCGGGCACATCCTATACAGGTGCCTGAAAGCTGCACAGCTTGCTTTGATGGAGGAAACTGTTAG
- the GABRR3 gene encoding gamma-aminobutyric acid receptor subunit rho-3 isoform X2, producing MVLVIKLLFLICLWPTAVLHSSQSQHHHLHHQQQFSFLRKHNSKREIKMRKLDSTKVRPLKSEQLLRIEDHDFALRPGFGGSPIPVGIDVQVESIDSISEVDMDFTMTLYLRHYWKDERLSFHSNKNKSMTFDGRLIKKIWVPDVFFVHSKRSFIHDTTVQNVMLRVYPDGNVLFSLRITVSAMCFMDFSRFPLDTQNCSLELESYAYNEDDLMLYWKHGNKSLSTDEHISLSQFFIEEFSASSGLAFYSSTGWYNRLFINFALRRHIFFFVLQSYFPAMLMVMLSWVSFWIDRRAVPARVSLGITTVLTMSTIMTGVSASMPQVSYIKAVDVYLWISFLFVFLSVIEYAAVNYLTTIEERKQLKKRGKASGMYSIDAVQAMAFDGCFHDTDVDMDLTAFSDRCEENETRARAASISNVDTTRIKRKRSLKGNVGRIILQNNHVIDTYSRIIFPSVYIVFNFFYWGLYL from the exons cAAACGAGAAATTAAAATGAGGAAACTTGACAGCACGAAAGTACGGCCACTTAAATCTGAGCAGCTTCTTCGCATAGAGGACCATGACTTTGCACTGAGACCTGGATTTGGAG GGTCGCCAATACCTGTGGGCATTGATGTACAGGTAGAAAGCATTGACAGCATATCTGAAGTTGACATG GACTTCACAATGACTTTATATCTCAGACATTACTGGAAGGATGAGAGACTTTCATTTCATAGTAACAAAAACAAAAGTATGACTTTTGATGGAAGACTGATAAAAAAGATCTGGGTACCTGATGTATTTTTTGTACACTCCAAAAGATCTTTCATCCATGATACAACTGTGCAAAACGTCATGCTTCGAGTATACCCTGATGGCAATGTACTCTTCAGTCTACG AATAACAGTTTCTGCTATGTGTTTCATGGATTTCAGTAGGTTTCCTCTGGACACGCAGAACTGTTCTTTAGAACTGGAAAGCT ATGCATACAATGAAGATGATCTGATGTTATACTGGAAACATGGAAACAAGTCCTTGAGCACAGATGagcacatctccctctcccagtTTTTCATTGAAGAATTCAGTGCTTCCAGCGGACTAGCTTTTTACAGCAGTACTG GTTGGTACAATCGACTTTTTATAAACTTTGCACTCCGgagacatattttcttttttgtgctaCAATCCTATTTCCCAGCCATGCTGATGGTGATGCTGTCTTGGGTTTCATTTTGGATTGACAGAAGAGCCGTTCCTGCCAGGGTATCACTAG GTATAACTACAGTGTTGACAATGTCAACCATCATGACAGGAGTAAGTGCCTCAATGCCCCAAGTGTCTTACATAAAGGCTGTGGATGTGTATTTATGGATCagcttcctttttgtcttcctgTCTGTCATCGAATATGCGGCAGTGAACTATCTCACCACAATTGAAGAGAGAAAGCAACTCAAAAAAAGGGGCAAG GCTTCAGGAATGTATAGTATTGATGCAGTGCAAGCAATGGCTTTCGATGGCTGCTTTCACGACACGGATGTGGACATGGACCTGACTGCTTTCTCAGACCGCTGTGAAGAGAATGAGACTCGGGCACGTGCAGCCAGCATCTCCAATGTGGACACAACTCGCATAAAGAGGAAGAGATCTCTGAAGGGAAACGTGGGCAGGATTATTTTACAGAACAATCATGTTATTGACACATATTCCAGGATTATATTTCCCAGTGTGTATATTGTGTTCAACTTTTTTTACTGGGGTTTGTACCTATGA